The Sminthopsis crassicaudata isolate SCR6 chromosome 5, ASM4859323v1, whole genome shotgun sequence genome contains the following window.
TTTTTCAGACTTCTGTATacactaatattttattaaaattactttGCAGATCATTGCTGAGGACCTTTGTTTtggtttgagattttttttggggggggagtaggAGAAAGGCCTTTTTCAACTGCAAGTTTTTACATCTTTTGCCATATTTAACAAAGAAaagcatcattttcttttctgcagACACTTTCTTTTCTTGGTAATTAAAACTTTGGAAGGATATTCCCAAACTATAGAAAGTCATAAAGGCAAGGATAGACAAAAATCTATACACCAGCCCCTCCAATTTATATTATTGCTGCTTAGTGGTAGCtccttgttgttgttgattttaaaataaacaaccATTATTGAGATTAGTCCACTATAATCAAGTAAGAATGTGGGGAGAACACCCACTTTTAAGAAAGGTAAGTTATTTTAAGGCATAGATACCTGACTTTGGAAGGCAACAAAACACAtacatccttaaaaaaaatactcttaaaaaaattaggaatactTCAAAACTTTCTTTATACTCCCTACTTAAGCAGAAATCTTTCCAGgaaatttcttattatttttatgggagatgaaactttttaaatattttccttaaaaccAAAGTGCTTTCTTACTTTACTTTCTATGAGTGTTGATCTTTACAAACATAGGAATCAGTGACCCTAGAGCTTCAcagtgcagtgtgtgtgtgtgtgtgtgtgtgtgtgtgtgtgtgtgtttaaagttCAATTCTCTGCACAGATTCCATGTAAAAGTGCATCTTAGCAATGGAGCTAatcttctctccctcactctgTAAAACTTACCTTTTTTGAACAAATGAGCTATTTATAGCAAGTTAAGAAATTTAGCTTTTGTTGTGAAtcatataatagtaataataattaactgTTTGGAAAATAATTCCCACAGCAGAATAGAAAAAAGCTAAGGGAACCACCAGGTTTTGaaagaatatcctttttttttttcttttttaaggttaCTGTACAGTACTTGGTACATTTGCCCCACAGAAGCCCCTACTCCAGTTTTCCTTGTGGTTAACTGGCTTGCAGTAGAATTGTGTGGGTAAAATTCATGTTGACtatttaaattctctccttttgatGGTGCCTTTGTTCATCGACCCCACCAGAAAAGTCTGCAGGAATGACACACTCTGGAATGCCTCGGCCTCGATGTTGCTCATTCTCCAGCTCCCATAAACTGAAACTATTGATTCTCTGAGGGCAGGAGAGTAAGTGTCAGAGCTGGATGCCCATATTTTATGTCTGAAATTCCATAGGGTCCATTTGTTTCAAATTGTGCTTATTtcacctctctcctcctttttctccccctcctcatAAAAAGAGTATCTtgtggactaaaaaaaaaaaaaaaaaaaatgtcctcaaCTTACAATTCAGGAGAAAATTACTTCATCTTCAAGAAGTGTACAAGTTCTAGATGTATGGTAATTAGAATTTGATATCTCTCAACTACGTAACTATGAAAGAGGAAAAACTGCAGACTTTCAATGTGTGTGTCTCACAATTTAAAAACCAGTTGCTCTCTAAAACAATTCACTATATCTAAATGCTACTTTCCAAAGAATCAAGAACTCAGCCTGAGAGGCCAGTCACAACTTTCTGGGAATTGAACTTTGGAAGTACTGGAACTgtgaagtctctaggacacattTACAAATACAGATTTAAGGTTAACTTTCCCCAATTTATACACTGTACATAGCTACTATTCCAACAAAATAGTTTTTAGTGTATCTACATCTGGCAGCTttcaagaagggaaggaagggaaccaTTTCCAAAGCATCTGTTTACTCCATCCAAATCCATTTGGATGGAAGTATTCTTAGCTTTGCTCttttagaatgaaaagaaaatcacaacACATCTCTATTCATCAGGACTGAGATCAGACTAATGTCTTCTGGAGATATTTTTAGATAAAAGAAAAGTTTCGATGGAGgtaaaatttaaagatttttcaaaCTTGATTACAAACTAATTTCCATTAGAAATGTTGACTCCAAATCATAAGCAAATATCTCAttggtattttgttttcttctgtgattTATGATAAGGTATTCTCCAGGTATTGATCAGGAGATGAAATTGCTTTGATTTAATTTGGCAAAGTTTTGGGATATGTAACACATTAGGCAGAGAAAATTGGACTAGGAATTATTAGACCCAAGTTCCACAGGAATTACAATTGAACTGTGACTCAATTTTCTCTAATAACTTGGAACTTTTTGCTTTTGGTATATGGAAAGTTTGCAAAGTTTTTTCAAAGGATTTCACCAGCATTCTGTCCCTTCCCTGGTTCTTCTCATCTGAGTTTTACAAGAAAACACTAACCCCTGCATATGCATTGCCTCCAGATAAAACCTAAAAGTGAAAAAGCCAAGAAAACCATTCATTCCTGTAAATTATACTTAAATCTTGAATAAGTAGAAATGTATGGAACCAGGAAttttaaatagtgtttttaattgaaaataaagcTAAAGCATGCTTTTCAACAGTGCAAATTTCCATAATTTTGATTTACTGCTTCCATCATCACAACATATTACACCAGCATGGCCCTGAACAAGGGCTACACCCTAGCCATCTGCATGTTCCACTACTTTGATATTAAGTGCAAATATAGATAATCACCTCTGATTGTCACTTGCAGTAGAGATACTCTTGCTCTATATACAGGATGGTGAGGGAAAGTGAAGTTTagagagatgcagaaaaaaagagatgggtAACAAGATTCAAATGTCTGAGTTGTGGTACCAAAAGGCCCTGGATAGCCTGGTATTCTCATTGGTGATGCTAGCCATTTCTAACTCCTCATTTGACATTTCTTCGATAGATTAACTTTTTTGCTCTATTTACTATGAGGAGGTGAGCTATAAATTGTCCTTCTATCCAGGGAAATATTTTAGTTGCTTTGCAAGCTTTAAGGGGCACGTTCAGACCACAACTTCAGTACATTCGTGGGTACCAGTAACCTTATTTAAGACAACCACCACAATAAAAAATAACCTTACTTTTCCAACTGCAAGGAGTGGCTGTACAAGTAAAAACACACCTTTCCAAAAATACAATTCCATATTTATTTTACTCATTGTAGATGAGGCAGCTTTTACCAGTATTTGAGCAGGATTCAAACCCCCAACCTTTCCACTCTATAGAAAAAATAGTAAGTGCAACTCctggaggggggggagagggggagaaaaagaaatggaaaagataccCTACACCACCAGAACAAGAGCTCCAGGAAAGTAGAGTGTGGCCACACAGAACCCTCTTGATACCTCCCTGTGTAACCATGTAACTTAACAAACTTTCACTGAATTAACAGTTATACTTCCATGTCCGAAATCTAGTGCATAAACTTAATGGCtcattgtaatatttattattcaaCCTTTTGACATTTATTTGTAGCAGTTGAATTGAGGTACCCGGTGCATTATTAGCATTGAAACAGTAAAGTGTTCCAGCTCTACCATAATAACTGAGTTTTACTTGAGTCTTTAGCCTGAAGTAGTCTGTGGAATGTAAACCAACCctcctcccacccacccccaccccactaaaaaaaaacaaaaaaaaaacccacaatgaaaaaaaaaaaaaaagtaatccgATTTCTGTCTTCACAAAGTGAAAAACCAGGACTCCAAAAGGGGTGTAAAGCATAATGGACTTGTACAAACCATCCCGTGCAGTTTACAACATAAGAAAGGTAATATGGTTCAAGAAAATatctcccaaaatatttttttatgaattaaaTTTCCTGAATTTGTGACTAGGTGGAAGAGGTATTGCAGAACCGCCCAGCTGCCATTTCCATATAGGATGGGCCTTGTGAGGAGGTTGGGAATCCTTAGTGGTGTTTAAGGAATAAGCCGGCAACAAATCCCCATCATTCCCAATAATTAGTGATGGTGGACAGGGAAAATTTGCCATGAAATTAAATGGCCTTTTCACTGCTGATGCTACATTGCTGGCTACCCTTTTTCGTCTATTGGTAACTGTAAAATCATCCAGTGTTCCTTCATGTGTCTCAGTTTTACCTGTAGGACGAGGGCTTCTagctgatttcaaatttggtttGACTGGAGGAGTCTGCAGTACAGGTCGCTTTCCCAGCACCAGTGTCCTGTAATTTTTTCTCACCCTCGCACCAAATTTATACTCCCCATCCTCAGGTTTTGGAGAACCTAAAGTGCATGAAAGGCCCTGACTCTGAGTCAGTGGATTTAAGGAAGTGGTTTCTTTTTCAGTGCATGCAAAATCTTCCTTGGCTGTTAACAAAGCGTCCTCCTTACTTTCAGTCACACTGTAAAACTCACCCTTTGTATCATTGCACTCACACTTTAGCTTATGCTTAACAAGGTCAGGTTCATATTCTTCATTAGCACTACTGTCCTctattttgattttaatattgTGCAGGAATGGCAATGTTTTATCGCCTGAGTCAGGGCACGGAGTTTCAGTTTTAGCTGCTGCTGTGGCTGCTGTGGCTGCTGCAGCTTCTGAGCGTGCAGAAGCGACAGCAGCATCCACCTCGGAATCAGTTTGTGAAGGGGGCAAATCCGAGGTAAATTCTATACAGGGAGGGATTTTGGAACCTTTTTCTGAATTTGCTTCTGCCGCAGCAGCAGAATCGGGATGTAACAACCTAGACTGAACGGAATTGGGATCTGCACAGTGAGTAGTAGTGGCTTGCAGGCATTTCCTCGCCTCTCGGAGTATTCTTTGTGGTGGAAATGCATTGTTTGTCTTTGGGCTAGGTGAAGAGGCCCCCTCTGCCCCGCAGTTAATAGTCAAGTCAGTTCTCTTGAAGTTATTGGAAATTTCCGAGTGTGGGAATGGGATCTCGGCTACCCTATCGTTCCTTATCTCGGAGAAACAAGTTCCCAGGCTGCCGGGGCAGCACGCGGGAGGCGGTTTGGCCGCCCAGCTCGGATGACTCCAATCCTCTGGCGATTCGGCTTTGACGTTACTTTTGAGGTCGGGCAGCCTGCCGGCCTCCTCGAAAGCAGCGGGTCTGGTTGCAGTGGCGGCGGTGGCCAGGTGGTACAAGAAGTTGGCCTGCGCCTGCATGCTGGGGGGTTTGCAAAAGCTGGTACGTCGGAAACGGATGCTCTGCACCGAGACCTGGCTGGAGCCCGAGCTGGAATCCGAGTCCGAAGACGTGTCCTCCTCCTCAGAGCTGACCTCGCTCGAGTCCGACAAGCCACTcccgtcctcctcctcctcttcctcctcctcttcttcctcctcctcctcctcaccctcctcttcttcctcctcttcggAGGACGCGGAGTTACTGCTACTAGACAGGCTAGAGCCAAAATCCGAGTCGTTGGCCGCATGGTCCGAGTACGAGCTGGATTCCGAGTCGCTGCTGTAGCTCTCGGGGAAGCTGCCCAGatgtggctgctgctgctgctgctgaggctgctgctgctgctgctgctgctgcggctgctgcggcggcggcggcggcggctgaggcggcggcggcggctggtgGTGGTGGGGGAGGTGCGGGGGGTGGTGGGCAggctgcggcggcggcggcggcgggggcggcggctgctgctgctggggctgctgccgcggggggtggtggtggtggtgatggtggtggtggtggtgaggggGGCAGAAGCCGTTGACCAGGTGAAACCGCTCCAGACAAGaggcccccgccgccgccgccgccgcagcagcagcagccgccgccgccgccgccgccgccttgGCTTTGTAGGACCTGGGCAGGATGAGGAGGCGGCGGGCACTGGCCTGGGGGTTCAGCAGGCAGTCCTTGCCGCCCCCCTCGCAGGCTCGCTTCCGCTTGTATCTGTAAGTCAAGCTCACCGGGCTCCCCGCCGCCCCGGCCGCCAGCTTGGGCTGCGGAAGGGCTGCCGACTGGTAgtaggcggcggcggcggcggccgctgctgctgccgccgccgccgccgccgccgggtGCTTGCTGCAGAGCAGGCTCCGAAAGTACGGGGGATCCGAGTGGAAGGCGATGTAGTTCCCGGGGACGGCAGCAGTTTCATAGTTTAGGGGGGGTTTGCAAGGCGATCGCGCGATTTCCGGGTAGCGCTGACCCGGGGATTTGCTAAAAATCTGAGGTAGATCGACGGCCGGTAGCGAGGCGGCGTCCCCGGGACGCAGAGCCTGCCTGCTGATTGGCAGAGCCTGCGCCGATTCATTCAATCCCAGCCAAAGTTGGTGGTTGTCCTTCCAAAAGCCGGGGTAAGGGTCGGCGGCGGCGTGTTCCGGTTGGAGCTCCTTTGTTGACAAAGCCCTGCTGACTTTCCTCCGCTTGGTTTTGAGGACTCGTTCGGTCTTGCAAGAAGTGTAGAGCGCTTCCACGTCTTCCCGGGAGATCAGAGTGCATTTGGCGGCGTGGAAGGCGACGCTGTTGATAGCCTTGAGTTTCCTCAACTCTTCCAGGTCGCAGTGATGCTTTTTCACTTTCAGATGATCCATTCGCTTGTGTACGGTGGTTCTCGGGATGTTTTTCAGCAAGTCTGTGAAAACCTGCGAGAGTGCAAACATTTGCTTTCCTTTAATGATGAGGTACCCGAGCCTCACGCCATCCACCTCTATCAAAGCCCGACTTCAGGTCGCCCATTTCGGGTCTTAAATGATTCCCACCATTTGCAGTAAACATATATGTGACGCATACATAGAGATGTATGTATGTTAATCCTCCACCAGATGCTGCGTATGTCTCAAGGCATCCTGCTAATAAAATAACAAAGACTGTTATTCCCGGTGAAAGGGAGTGCCAAAGTCGAGGAGAAATAAACTAGAcatatagatggaaaaaaaaaaataggaaattacaTTGACTAGATTCCTGATtggcttttgcttttgtttttgaaaaaaggaaaaaatcatcagGCTCCTGGTTTGCCAGAGTGTCTTAAGTTGCTGTTGAAGATCAGTACCTGTGCCCCTTTATTATCCCCTGCTTCTCCATGGGAGCACTATGATAATGGAAtgtgaagggagaaagagaaaagaaatgcagCTGCTATTCCCGCCGCTGCTTTAGCTACAAATAAAATGACAGAGTGAAGTGAGCTCGTCCGGAGACACCTTCATCAATTAATTCCCCTAAAGCCAACGCTGATTGGACACTCCTGACAggtgatgcaataaaaattgatattccaccccttcccccaaaaaaatctcccACTAATTAGCATACCCTTATACTGCCACCTCCCCTCCCAAAGTAAATAATACAGTTAGTATATAAATCTTTCTATTAAACTATCGGAGCTCAAATACACTGACTCACCGACTTCATCGCTAGTAGGGTGTGCATGCCTTGtaggttttaaaaaatactatatatgtatttaaaggaATACtgcttctttttgctttcttggcATTTTACGGACACAATGTATCATCCTTTCAAagaaagggactttaaaaatattaccacGTCTATATAAGCActcattcccttctcctttctttctggaAAATGGAGCTAAGGAGAAATGTGCAGAATCGCCTGGTATTTCCCCTATGGGAGTAGGGTTACAAAGTTAAACCCTCGGCTGTTCACCACCCCTAGCAGATACTTACGTTTTTtgaatttcctttgattttcctcttttgcttAATCTAGCCTTTTTACATCCAGTAACAAAGTTATTTGGCTGTGGAGGCTGTCGAAGGCTTCTGCTCCGAAATACAGTAACAGTTCAACAGAATATCTGCTCTGTAGTATGGAGGGAGGAGGTGGTTTCACGTCAGACCCATAACAAAGCATAGATAAGCCAGAAATGTGTACACTTTTCACAATTAACCAGGCTGGATCGCCTGCAAAATCGTAGTAGGATCTCCAACCTAGGCAATTCCAAGCTCTTGGATTGTGCAGTCAGGATTCCAGGGAGCTGATTGCTTCTGcagcaaagaaaagagaatgtaaAACACCCAAGGTGCTTCCAGAGGTTTTAcgtaataatgatgaaaaaaaaaagtgctgctgTGTGATGTAGACTTTCAGTAGTCTATGATGCTTCTGGTTGGCAGTTTTCAGTGAGCTTTTCACAgtcttctatttttccatggaAGTCAagcattttgatcttttttttttttttaattcactttggATATGTAACGTTAAGATTTAACTTCTTCTTGGATACCTTAAAAGACATTTTCGTGTCACTCACGAGAATAACCCCAAAGACTGCCAAGTGAGAGCAAGCTTCTTTTCAGTTGGATTACAATGCTTCCCTTGGCTGATTGCAAGCTGATATGTAAAATTCTGAAAAGTCCTAACTGTCCTCTGTTAATGTTTGCAACTGCAAACTGGATGCAACATAGACACGTATAGATTCTTCCTCTTGCAAAAATAGGTACATCCGAATGGTTAAAATAATAAacggattttttttgggggggtgcttCAGTGAAGGGAAAAGGTGTATAATAATGTCTTCCTTCTCATTCAGAAGTTCCAGCTTCCACTGCTTTGGCCTGGAGAGTTTAGCACCAGTagataagacaaaataaaaataaaaatcaagaatttaacaagggaaagagggaggtgGTGGTGGAGAAAAAAGGTAGTTTTGCATGACCAGGCGGAATCTATGCCACagctccccacccccacttcaGCTCCCTTGCAATTTCCCAGGAATTCTGAAGAGAATTGGGAATTTCAAGAAGTACATCCGGAAATTAAGGAAGTCTATTTAAGAGAGTCTGTAACTCAGGAGGCTGGGATTTGAAAAGTCAGCCCTGGACTACTGTTGCACTCAGCACCGATGTAATCGCCGCTCTTCAACTTAATCAATGTGTGTACAAACCACGACGTCTAGTTCTTGCCTTTGAAATCTAAGGATAGCATTTCCATCCAAGAAATCAGAGCTATAGCAAATTACATTTTTGTCCCTTGAATGAAAGAAGGCTCATTGAATGGATCTCGTGATATTTCAGGCTTTCAACGTAACCGAGAGGCAGAATGAACAATGCCTCGTCACAGCTCAGACCATCCACCGAGTTAGCTTTCCGGTGCACCGGGATCTATCACGCCGCGGATTTCTCCTTCACTTTCACAGGAAGCAGAATGCAAAATCTCTGAGTAGAAAGCAAAGTTTCGAGGCAAAACAGATGCTGGTATTTGTTTTACAAAGTCGAATCATCAGAGCCTTTCTATTGCCTGAGACAATAATGTCGTTTAAAAATTCCTCCTGATGCACTTATATACTGCCAACTCTCCTCCCTCCCCGCTCCCCTCCGCCCAATTCCCCTCCCCCCGCTTTAAGGTTAAGACTATAGAGTCAAACCGTCGAGAAACAGTAAACTCAGAGAAAGCCTTTGAGAAGAGATCACAAAAGCTTGGATAGACAGTCCTCTCTTGCCAGGTAGTTTAGTTCTTTGGTTCTGTTTagattttcacacacacacacacacacacacacacacacttgcacaTGGCAACGTGATTTAGTAACTTTCAAAATTACCTGGTTCTTCCCTCTTTGCCATCTCTTAAGATGTTTGCAGCATAGGATGCTTTAAAAACCAATAGCAAACatgttgagttaaaaaaaaataacaaaatatagttAGTGAGAGTCatatagggaaaaataaaagccaGAAGTCTTGGGAAATGTTAGCTCtatttatatgtgatatatatctCGATATATGCTCACATATTTACTCGTATGCACATTGTTATACTTATAGTAACAATCTTTCTGAACGTCATATTCATTCTTTTGTTCCtttaacttgtgtgtgtgtgtgtgtgtgtgtgtgtgacagacagCTTTCTTGTGGCCATCAGCACACGTTGTATATCCGGGGTCTTCTCCAGGCACCTTGGGGGTCGATCCCGATAAAAAGATCTAGTGGAGGCCCCTGCCCGCACACACATGAAAGGCAGGGGACTTTAAGATGGATTTGCATGCACACAGGGGATTGCGATCAATAGCTACCAACATTTATGGCTTAGATTATTAATGTGAAAGCTGGCCAAAAGAATGGAGATGAAAAATTAAAGGTGTCTGTTATCAATTATGTTTAAAGTTATGCAATAATTTACTTACTTTGAGTGTGTGTACAAATCCAGATGTATATAAAGTACTATCTCTCAAAAGCAAAGGAGTTTCTTTGATAAATTTGTCGACCATGTCAACCTCCTTTACAATCAACGGTGAACCCATTTTAGGAGATGGTCagtcttaatttcttcttaaCAAAATATCTATTGATTTCTATGCTTCccaaatccatatatatatgcttgttgattcactaaaatacacacacacacacacacacacacacacacacacacatatgtttctGTCTTCATAGCTTCATGAGTGG
Protein-coding sequences here:
- the SKIDA1 gene encoding LOW QUALITY PROTEIN: SKI/DACH domain-containing protein 1 (The sequence of the model RefSeq protein was modified relative to this genomic sequence to represent the inferred CDS: deleted 1 base in 1 codon), whose product is MFTANGGNHLRPEMGDLKSGFDEVDGVRLGYLIIKGKQMFALSQVFTDLLKNIPRTTVHKRMDHLKVKKHHCDLEELRKLKAINSVAFHAAKCTLISREDVEALYTSCKTERVLKTKRRKVSRALSTKELQPEHAAADPYPGFWKDNHQLWLGLNESAQALPISRQALRPGDAASLPAVDLPQIFSKSPGQRYPEIARSPCKPPLNYETAAVPGNYIAFHSDPPYFRSLLCSKHPAAAAAAAAAAAAAAAAYYQSAALPQPKLAAGAAGSPVSLTYRYKRKRACEGGGKDCLLNPQASARRLLILPRSYKAKAAAAAAAAAAAAAAAAAGASCLERFHLVNGFCPPHHHHHHHHHHHPPRQQPQQQQPPPPPPPPPQPAHHPPHLPHHHQPPPPPQPPPPPPQQPQQQQQQQQPQQQQQQPHLGSFPESYSSDSESSSYSDHAANDSDFGSSLSSSSNSASSEEEEEEEGEEEEEEEEEEEEEEEDGSGLSDSSEVSSEEEDTSSDSDSSSGSSQVSVQSIRFRRTSFCKPPSMQAQANFLYHLATAATATRPAAFEEAGRLPDLKSNVKAESPEDWSHPSWAAKPPPACCPGSLGTCFSEIRNDRVAEIPFPHSEISNNFKRTDLTINCGAEGASSPSPKTNNAFPPQRILREARKCLQATTTHCADPNSVQSRLLHPDSAAAAEANSEKGSKIPPCIEFTSDLPPSQTDSEVDAAVASARSEAAAATAATAAAKTETPCPDSGDKTLPFLHNIKIKIEDSSANEEYEPDLVKHKLKCECNDTKGEFYSVTESKEDALLTAKEDFACTEKETTSLNPLTQSQGLSCTLGSPKPEDGEYKFGARVRKNYRTLVLGKRPVLQTPPVKPNLKSARSPRPTGKTETHEGTLDDFTVTNRRKRVASNVASAVKRPFNFMANFPCPPSLIIGNDGDLLPAYSLNTTKDSQPPHKAHPIWKWQLGGSAIPLPPSHKFRKFNS